A portion of the bacterium genome contains these proteins:
- a CDS encoding DMT family transporter, which produces MRSEKYLKGVLLMVASCIAFSIMSGLIRYASNIDSFKTGLFRFAIGFTLLATAALFRKIKLEFVNSKMLFARGLFGGIAVFLFFLSIRKIGMAKGTVINYSYPIFATAISAVFLKERISLVSWGMIGICFLGIFLIVTGGQGTFSSFGIFDILAIGGAITSGIAVVYVKKLHDTDSSYAIFMAQCIIGFWLVVIPANLIPCSVGISGGILLLGIGITAAIGQLLMTYGYKDLSVSTGSLLSMLVPVFNIPLGILLFNEKVSAYMLIGSALVLTSCVYMILKRNIPSKLDSR; this is translated from the coding sequence ATGCGCAGTGAAAAATATCTGAAAGGGGTGCTTCTCATGGTAGCATCATGTATTGCTTTCTCCATAATGAGTGGATTAATTAGATATGCTTCAAACATTGATTCATTTAAGACTGGACTTTTTCGTTTTGCTATTGGTTTTACACTACTCGCTACAGCAGCTCTATTTCGCAAGATTAAGCTGGAATTTGTAAACAGTAAGATGCTTTTTGCAAGAGGATTATTTGGAGGCATAGCTGTTTTTCTGTTTTTCTTATCAATAAGAAAGATAGGCATGGCCAAAGGTACAGTTATCAACTATTCCTATCCAATATTTGCAACAGCAATTAGCGCTGTATTTCTAAAGGAGAGAATCTCTCTTGTAAGCTGGGGAATGATAGGGATATGTTTTCTAGGAATATTTCTAATTGTAACGGGGGGACAAGGTACTTTCTCTAGTTTCGGCATATTTGATATCCTGGCTATTGGGGGAGCTATTACAAGTGGTATTGCTGTGGTGTATGTAAAGAAGTTACATGATACAGATTCTTCCTATGCCATCTTCATGGCGCAGTGTATAATAGGTTTCTGGTTGGTTGTTATCCCCGCTAATCTGATACCATGTTCAGTTGGTATCTCTGGAGGAATCTTGCTTCTTGGAATTGGTATTACTGCTGCAATTGGTCAACTTCTTATGACATATGGCTATAAAGATCTCTCTGTATCAACTGGTTCTCTTCTCAGTATGTTAGTTCCTGTATTCAATATTCCATTAGGAATACTATTGTTCAATGAAAAAGTTTCAGCGTATATGCTTATTGGCTCAGCACTTGTATTGACATCCTGTGTTTATATGATTCTCAAGAGAAACATCCCTAGCAAACTAGATTCCAGATAA
- a CDS encoding tRNA 4-thiouridine(8) synthase ThiI — MKAVALISGGLDSALGAKVVMEQGVEVYGFTVVHVFSESIKTVASSYAERSADELGIILYSHKASRDFLNIVKHPRYGYGKNMNPCLDCRIYMLIKAGQYMKKIGASFLITGEVLGERPMSQRRDAMNIVDRDSGLKGLILRPLSAKLLSPTIPEIKGWISRDRLLDIQGRSRKPQFMLANQYGIREFSAPAGGCLLTEPNFSKRMKDLIKFKPDFMLKDVELLKIGRHFRLPSGTKVIIGRNEQENNKLLKLAGDKMIHLEPQNVPGPVVLVESNINDEDIRTAALLCSMYCKKTAVWKHINVFKKGHQQTIRLGQEEHVSDKDIKEWRV; from the coding sequence ATGAAAGCAGTTGCTTTGATATCCGGTGGGCTTGACAGTGCTCTAGGTGCAAAGGTAGTAATGGAGCAGGGTGTTGAGGTATATGGTTTTACTGTTGTTCATGTTTTTTCGGAATCAATAAAAACTGTAGCATCTTCTTATGCAGAAAGAAGCGCTGATGAATTAGGAATAATATTGTATTCTCATAAAGCGTCTCGGGATTTTCTGAATATAGTTAAACATCCTAGATATGGTTATGGCAAGAATATGAATCCATGTTTAGACTGTAGAATCTATATGCTAATAAAAGCCGGGCAATATATGAAGAAGATAGGAGCTTCTTTCCTGATTACAGGAGAGGTTCTTGGAGAAAGACCAATGTCCCAGCGCAGGGATGCTATGAATATTGTAGACAGGGATTCGGGTTTAAAGGGGTTGATACTTCGTCCTTTATCTGCAAAGCTGCTTTCTCCTACTATACCCGAAATAAAAGGATGGATAAGTAGAGATAGGTTGCTTGATATTCAAGGTCGATCAAGAAAACCCCAGTTTATGCTGGCAAACCAGTATGGAATTCGGGAATTTTCAGCCCCGGCTGGTGGATGTTTGCTTACAGAGCCAAATTTTTCAAAACGTATGAAAGATTTAATAAAATTCAAACCGGATTTTATGTTAAAAGATGTTGAATTATTAAAAATCGGCCGTCATTTTAGACTTCCATCAGGCACAAAAGTTATAATTGGAAGAAATGAGCAGGAAAACAATAAATTGCTCAAGCTTGCTGGGGATAAGATGATACATCTTGAACCTCAAAACGTGCCTGGACCAGTGGTTCTGGTTGAGTCTAATATAAATGACGAGGATATCAGAACAGCAGCTTTATTATGCTCAATGTACTGTAAGAAAACAGCTGTATGGAAGCATATTAATGTGTTCAAAAAGGGTCATCAGCAAACAATTCGACTTGGACAGGAAGAACATGTTTCTGATAAGGATATTAAAGAATGGAGAGTGTAA
- a CDS encoding alpha-L-fucosidase, whose product MNNEGSVKKWFSTRRLGLFLHFGLYSIEGWHEQDQMRRCISRTEYGKLIERFNPTEFNAERILDLAESVGMEYVCLTAKHHDGFCLWDTKLTDFNVMNSPYGQDVMEMLANACHRRNFPLGIYYSVVDWHHPNYPNQGRHHELPEPQLGDKPDWDKYMEYLTRQVRELCTNYGEIRHFFWDINVPKHRDPSVNNMLRDIQPNIVINDRGFDEGDFGTPEREYNKEKTGQAVRFSRPTEACNSVGTQSWGYRIDEDYYSSEFLISSIDRTMAMGGHYLLNVGPDANGAIPDQATRILSEIGDWYKKTHESFFDTEPAPKLTNNKSVLLTRRENTLYVHIIAPVKAEAITLAPISQEPFRAVLLNTGQQLRTSTDLLPVYFAETRILTIKGLPRNMLSGETLVVRLEFNTPIVVDDASGINEFKG is encoded by the coding sequence ATGAATAACGAAGGATCTGTAAAGAAATGGTTCTCAACAAGAAGGCTGGGGCTTTTCCTGCATTTTGGCCTGTATTCTATTGAGGGGTGGCACGAGCAGGACCAAATGAGACGATGCATCTCGCGCACAGAATACGGGAAGCTGATAGAACGGTTTAATCCTACCGAGTTCAATGCTGAGCGCATCCTAGATCTCGCCGAATCTGTTGGGATGGAATACGTTTGTTTGACAGCTAAGCACCATGACGGCTTCTGTCTCTGGGATACCAAGCTAACAGATTTTAATGTCATGAACTCACCGTATGGGCAGGATGTCATGGAGATGTTGGCCAACGCCTGTCATCGCCGCAACTTCCCCCTTGGAATATACTACTCGGTTGTGGATTGGCACCATCCAAATTACCCGAATCAGGGGCGACATCATGAACTCCCTGAGCCTCAATTGGGAGACAAGCCAGACTGGGACAAATACATGGAGTATCTGACTCGCCAAGTACGAGAATTGTGCACGAATTACGGGGAAATCCGGCATTTCTTCTGGGACATCAATGTTCCAAAACATCGCGATCCATCAGTCAACAACATGCTACGTGATATTCAACCGAATATCGTCATCAACGATCGTGGATTCGATGAAGGAGACTTCGGCACACCGGAGCGCGAATATAACAAAGAGAAGACGGGTCAAGCAGTTCGCTTTTCTCGGCCAACAGAAGCTTGTAACTCCGTCGGTACGCAGAGCTGGGGTTACCGCATAGACGAGGACTATTATTCATCTGAATTCTTAATCAGCAGCATTGATAGAACCATGGCGATGGGCGGACACTACCTGCTTAATGTCGGACCAGACGCAAACGGAGCTATTCCTGACCAAGCTACTCGGATACTTTCGGAGATTGGAGACTGGTATAAGAAGACGCATGAGTCCTTTTTTGATACGGAGCCGGCCCCGAAGTTGACAAACAATAAAAGTGTCTTGCTTACACGACGAGAGAACACGTTGTACGTACACATCATCGCACCAGTCAAAGCCGAAGCCATCACCCTGGCACCGATTTCGCAGGAACCTTTTCGCGCCGTACTGCTGAATACTGGGCAGCAACTTCGTACCAGCACAGATCTACTCCCGGTTTATTTCGCAGAAACCCGCATTCTTACTATAAAGGGACTCCCTAGAAACATGCTGTCCGGTGAAACTCTAGTTGTGCGACTTGAGTTCAACACCCCAATAGTGGTTGACGATGCATCTGGAATCAATGAATTCAAAGGATAG
- a CDS encoding aldo/keto reductase, with translation MKLVKLGSTEEQVSEMCLGTMMFGRRCDEKESDIILSFALDNGVNFIDTAAMYGEGETEKILGRIMKNRRKKLFITTKVHKDIDSKSILTSIDESLKRLQTDYVDLYLIHWPKEGMNPDEIMEALNEVTKSGKTRFIGCSNYPAWLFAYSNCIAKLRGWKTFINHQVCYNLIERGIEVEVLPQAIAENIAITTYRPLAIGLLTGKYKPEQPIPDDSRGYNDWRISTWLKRYKNGILRFFQFAKDHGIIPAQLAISWVRKSPAVTCPIVGVSSLNQMKEGIKAFDFNLSDQEYEEVTGMFDTGVKEESGGDYKNLRRHLSLLK, from the coding sequence ATGAAACTGGTTAAGCTTGGAAGCACAGAGGAACAGGTTTCCGAGATGTGTCTTGGAACAATGATGTTCGGTAGAAGGTGCGATGAAAAAGAATCAGACATAATATTATCATTTGCTCTGGATAATGGAGTTAATTTTATTGATACTGCTGCAATGTATGGTGAAGGAGAGACAGAAAAAATACTTGGACGTATAATGAAAAACAGGAGAAAGAAACTCTTTATAACCACAAAAGTTCACAAAGACATAGATAGTAAAAGCATTCTTACAAGCATAGATGAGAGTCTCAAGAGGCTTCAAACAGATTATGTTGACCTGTATCTAATTCACTGGCCAAAGGAAGGAATGAATCCTGATGAAATCATGGAGGCGCTTAATGAGGTTACTAAAAGCGGAAAAACGCGCTTTATAGGCTGTTCTAATTATCCAGCATGGCTTTTTGCATACTCTAACTGCATTGCTAAACTGAGAGGATGGAAAACATTCATCAATCATCAGGTTTGTTATAATCTGATTGAGAGAGGAATTGAGGTTGAAGTGCTCCCGCAGGCAATAGCAGAAAACATAGCAATAACTACTTACAGGCCTCTGGCAATTGGACTATTAACGGGAAAATATAAACCTGAACAACCTATCCCTGATGATTCACGAGGATATAATGACTGGCGAATTTCAACATGGCTCAAAAGATACAAGAATGGAATTTTGAGATTCTTTCAATTTGCCAAGGATCATGGCATAATACCTGCTCAGTTGGCTATATCATGGGTGCGTAAATCTCCTGCGGTGACCTGCCCGATCGTAGGAGTTAGCTCTCTTAACCAGATGAAAGAAGGCATAAAAGCATTTGACTTTAACCTATCAGATCAAGAGTATGAAGAAGTAACAGGCATGTTTGATACTGGTGTAAAAGAAGAATCAGGGGGAGACTATAAGAATTTACGACGGCATCTTTCCCTCTTAAAATGA
- a CDS encoding phosphatase PAP2 family protein: MCRFFTNIDTALFYSVNHGLENKFLDIIMPIITDIGYWEIPLLAAWLCLMIFGGKKGRITGIVLVVSIILIDLFNSYPLKFLFARTRPCNVFLDVRTLVPTSTTYSFPSSHAANIFALATILSNKYRSFRFYFFSIALVVGISRVYVGVHYPFDVLAGAVVGILCGLGALKLEKYILQRFEVVQ, translated from the coding sequence ATGTGTAGGTTCTTCACAAATATAGATACTGCTCTGTTCTATTCTGTAAATCATGGTTTAGAGAACAAGTTCCTCGACATAATAATGCCAATTATAACAGACATAGGATATTGGGAAATTCCTCTTTTAGCTGCATGGCTATGCTTGATGATATTTGGCGGGAAAAAGGGGAGAATAACAGGAATAGTGCTTGTTGTATCAATCATACTTATAGATCTTTTTAATAGCTATCCTCTGAAATTTCTTTTTGCAAGAACACGTCCATGCAATGTGTTTCTTGATGTTCGTACCCTTGTCCCAACTTCAACCACATACTCATTTCCCTCATCCCATGCTGCTAATATATTTGCATTAGCAACTATATTGTCAAACAAATACAGGAGTTTCAGATTTTATTTCTTTTCTATTGCATTAGTTGTGGGTATATCCAGGGTTTATGTTGGCGTACATTATCCATTTGATGTTTTAGCAGGTGCAGTTGTTGGAATACTTTGTGGATTGGGGGCGTTGAAACTAGAAAAATATATTCTCCAGAGATTTGAAGTTGTACAGTAA
- the pyrF gene encoding orotidine-5'-phosphate decarboxylase, translated as MTAKKELNSLKSPVIVALDIDNLKQAEILIQELKDYVSVFKVGSQLFTSQGPGIIDFIHERGCKVFLDLKFHDIPNTVSLAVGNAVKKGVFMLTVHASGGIEMMRSAYEAARSQTILLGVTVLTSIDEEILKNDLHISASIKEHVSHLAKMTKMAGLDGAVASSEEIKYIRQTCGEDFLIVTPGIRFRDSDKDDQKRIAFPAQAINRGADLIVIGRSITKASSPKHTMEMLIKEINEQRIDEDDV; from the coding sequence ATGACAGCTAAAAAAGAATTAAACTCCTTAAAATCTCCAGTAATTGTAGCACTGGATATAGATAACCTGAAACAAGCAGAAATACTCATACAAGAGCTTAAGGATTATGTATCTGTTTTTAAAGTAGGAAGCCAGTTATTCACAAGCCAGGGACCTGGTATTATAGATTTCATTCATGAGAGGGGATGTAAAGTATTTTTAGACTTAAAGTTTCATGATATACCTAACACAGTCTCACTAGCAGTCGGTAATGCAGTTAAAAAGGGTGTTTTTATGCTGACAGTGCATGCATCCGGTGGAATAGAGATGATGCGTTCTGCATATGAAGCAGCGCGCTCCCAAACCATTCTTTTAGGTGTTACAGTTCTCACCAGCATAGACGAGGAAATTCTAAAAAATGATCTACATATAAGTGCTTCTATAAAAGAACATGTTTCACATCTTGCAAAAATGACGAAGATGGCAGGTTTAGATGGTGCTGTCGCATCTTCAGAAGAAATAAAATATATTAGACAAACGTGTGGAGAAGACTTTCTGATTGTTACACCAGGCATAAGATTTCGAGACTCAGATAAAGACGATCAAAAACGAATAGCTTTTCCTGCGCAAGCCATTAATAGAGGTGCTGATTTAATAGTAATTGGAAGGTCTATTACTAAAGCTTCCAGCCCTAAGCATACAATGGAAATGCTCATAAAAGAAATTAATGAGCAAAGAATAGATGAAGATGATGTTTAG